TGGAACCTTCACAAAAGGATAAACAATTCCATAAAGATCTGGCTACAATGGCCTATAGATATAATTTGGCACAAAATCATCCTTATCAATCTGCAATGCATGCACATCATCAGATCCATCATCCAAAAGATAAGCAAAAGGTAGAGCGCAAGAATAACGTTAAAAAAGATGATATGACCAAGACGCAAAACATTAATGCGGTTAATACTGGCAATGCTCCAAGAGACGATGCTCATTTAACCAATTGCAATGAGTACAATCTGAATAATCAAGCTGGCAACTTTAATCAGAAGTGCGccacacaacaaaagcagataaatccacaacaaattaaatctGTCAGTAATGCACAAAATCCTGGACCACGCCATGCCAGTGCCAGTCAACCAGAAGCAACTATTCTGTTGCCCAGCCGAGAGCCAACTGGCGTACCTCAGAAGCAAAAGCCAGATCACAATGTGAATGCCACTTTGGTTACTTCGCGCGaggaaaaactgaaaattgcaCAACCAATTATACAGACCGGATCGCATTCAAACTTGCCAGTTGGCAACCAAGCAGATGTCAATACTAACATGACATACAATGCAGAATCCGCAACAAATGCATCCCAGATTCAGCACTATGACTGCGGCATGAATGTGCAGATTAATATGGAATCCCCGGCACCCATTGGTGGTACTATCAATCACGCAGCGGAGAACAATAACGTACACATGCACCGTCAATATTCAGACTGCTCAATGCAGAATCAATCAGCAACGACACCGATGCACATGTCCATCCAGAACTCACACATCCAGCAACAAAGCaatattaatatgaatttaactCCAGAAGGTTCACCTAATTTGAACATTATAGGAAGCtcgcagcaccaacaacatgCTAATAGGAAACTGAATGTGCAGGTAATGTTAAATACTTGAAATCTGTTTATTAATAggtatggtatttttttttgtttttgttattcttttatgttattatacccggtacccatagggtagaagggtattataactttgtgccggcagaatatgtatgtaacagatagaaagaggcatctccgaccctataaagtatatatattcttgatcaccatcaatagccgagacaaTCTAGccttgtccgtctgtccgtctgtgtgtctatccgtatgaaacactggatctcagagactataaacgACAGAGCTataacagcatttgttatgtttgcacgcagaatAACAAGCTACAGCTGTGAATTTTGgagtatacaataataactatagtatttatgagtcctgaaaatttgattgcgatcagataaaaattgtggaaggtattaaagaaatacttttgtatgggcaaaaacgcctacttactaggggtcttagttgcttttgctgacaatctgggatattgtgccgtctatggtatattttgaatgtggtactatatcgatgtaacaaatataccatttggtatatttttagtattttcgattgttttttgtatattttaaaaaataccgcaatattttccttttattcaaaatgggtagcgggtatctcacagtcgagcacactcgactaacttttttacttgtttttaaatgtaatgcaCTATGTaacatgttttaattaatttttcaatttgcagccGGATATTGTGGCAAATTCGCCGACTACGTCGCACCGAGCACCGACCCCCAAGCAAATTCGTAGCGGTAATGCGTCGAATAACGCACAACAACGTGACGCAAAAATTCCAACAGCTAGCGCAACTACAGCACAGAATACTCATCATCAGCACGCTCAAAGCTCAGCTGCGAATATATCGAAAGCGCAGCAAGATTCGTTGGGCAGTTTGCAGTTTACGCAACTAAGTGGACAGCATGGACATCAGCAAAACTTGCAACCATTGGATTATGTACCCATTCCACAAATATCGCAAAACTTTTCGTCGAATCCATCCAACTATGACATTGTTGGCATGCCCACAATGATCCAACAGAGAATGTCGCTAAATAGCTCAGTTCATTCCCTTTCCAATTCGCATCAACGCATCGATCAACCAACCTCGGCTTGTGCTGTCAACAACTTTTACTTGCAAAACAATATTGCAAGCAATGAAACCGTATCGAATACACCTCGAATCCCAGTCTCAAGCACCTTGGGACCACCATCGACGGCTACGTCGAATGACCAACGACAAGCAAATCATGATTCCATATCAGTGCCCAACAGTTCGGGCACTACACCAGCGTTAGCTGGTGGCAACCTTTGTAGCCTGTCTAAGCTGCAGCAATTAACCAATTGTCTGGAAACGCAACCTTGCAATACATCGCCTGGAGCTCAGTCCAGCTTAACTCCCTCCCCACATCATCCGTTACCACCCAATTCGATGACACCGCCGCCGCATTTGTTGATGCAAAATCGGAATATATCAACTCCTCCGAATATGCTGCAGACACAAGTGGCTCCATTGCAGTACCACAAATACTACGCAAGCAACATGAACATTGCGCCAATCACATCATCGCAAAATACAAACAGAAACACTCGTAACACGCCCTCAGCCCCCGTGCAACACACTTCAGCGGCCATCGGTGGCAACTCCAACAATCGCACTGCAAACGTGCACATAAGCCCGAATTTGATGTCACATTATGGAGCTATCAATAGCTACCGAATGTCACCACAGCAGAGTCCTCCCACAGGCACCTATAGTTCGGGTGGTGAATATCCCAATTCGCAGATTCCCATGCAAATGGGTGTGATGAATATGCAGTCGCAGTATCAGGATGCCTGTGCCCTGCAACGGGCGACTCAACCCAATCCAATGTATCCGACATATTCCCCTTACCTACCCCTAAACAGCTCCATACGCAGATAGTTAAAGATCTGCAAATCGGACTAACTAATTTGTCTTGTTGTCTTGTAAATGTATGtgttgtaaatatataatttccataattttaaataaaaactatttaagtaaaaattgctatacttattcattttaatgaaagtACAATACACGGTCAATGATAGTAAGTAATTCTCGATAATggctaatttaatttgtagaaTCATCGAATGCAATTTGAACCGTTTTCATCGCTGCCCAACCATCAATTGTTCTCCAACTGTAGTTtataaagtttgtttatttggaaATTATTTTAGAGTTTCTttacaacaaatatacaaaatacaaatttaatttagcatTTCTAATATATGGGTTTCAAAGCAATGCCAAGACACCAAAGCTTGCAAAAAATGTTTCCcaatttgtatatatgaaaCTTATccagcaaaatatttgtagtacACATTCAATACACACAATTGACCTAAGCAGTCGAATATTTCCGCAAGAGCATAGCCCAAACATCTGGATAGCGAGCCTGTAAAAATGCTGTGAGCTTCTGAGCACTTTGCGCTTGCTGCGGAGAACAATTGCGGCACTTTCTGGTTATGACTTCTGGAAGAGCagctgaaatgaaaatgtaatcattgttttttattacggcaaaaaaaatgaaatttaggTTTCAAAGCAATGACAAAACACCAACGATTACAAAGTATTCGATGTccttttcatatattttgcaaGATAGTTCagatttaaagttttaatcCATTGTtggaaaaattaatataaaggaattgaacttatttaaaaaaaacttttgattgTCCCATTAGGTGTCCCAGAATGTTTATATCAATTATGTGAGTCTTAGAGACGAAATTTTATTGTATCAATGTATGAGCAATGTATTGCACACTAAACAACTCaagcttatttttaatttgttactCATATAGATATGTACATTTGTAAATCAGTTTACTCACCTTTTAATTGTCGTCCTAGTTGGTCGCAAGGACTTTTCTCTAGAATGCACATTATTTGACGACTAACAACGGCCTGATTGTTCAATAACTTATTAATATTCTTCTCATCGGCATCGACTTTggacatattaaatattaataatatcaaacaaaacaataaaactaaaatatctCTTTGATTGGTTCTCTTTATCAAACACATAACTCCGTTTTGATTTCGAAATAGTTTAATGTGGAATGAAAATTCTTGTgtatttggtttgttttttttgaaCGCATGCGCTCTTGAATATCATCTTTGGGGGTTGTATAaagaacaatatttaaaaatcaggCAAGCgacaaacaaattcaaaaaacaataatgaatTTATCTAATCAATCTTCtaagaattgaaaatatattttcaaattattatttgttgaagCTAATTTAAAGTCTGGCAAAGTTGGAGATTTTAACTGTAACAAATGTGGGCATCACGACAATATTGTGATTCTATTTATTCATTCActcaaattaacaaaataatatgtatgtacacggCGGCataattgattattattgttaatgaGTCTCGCTCTAatcgtcgtcatcgccatACTGATCATCATCCTCTTCCATGTCGTATTCGTTGCCATCTTCGCCGAGTTCAGTGGGCCGCTTCTGTTTGTTGAGCAGCCACTCATTGTAGGCCAACTCTTCTTCGACGGATGGATCGGTTGATTCAATGAAGTCTTCGCTTCCATGAGGAAACTCCTCTTGTACTTTTGGTAAATGATTAAACGGTATATTTCGTCTACAGAATTTGTGTCCCCATCCCAAATAAATAGATTCACAAGTGTTTTCAAATAGGAATGTGAATGCTCCAGGCCACAGATTCGATTGTATGATCAACAATCGTTCCTTCAGATTAGTATACTTGCTGGTAAAGCGTACGAGCCAGGGAGATGGGCACTCTGTATTCATATCGTTTCCACAGGATGACAGGATGTCTGGTCCTATTTCTGCGTGAATAAAACCTGTAAGCATTTCTTCTTCATCGCCCtcttcttcagcttcagcctccTCCTCTTCTGCCTCCTCTTCCATCTCTTCCATCAGTCGCATCTTTAAGTATAAAGTCAGTTGTCTTTCCCGCTCTTTACTTGCCTTTTCTTCATCGAACCAAACAATCCGTCCCTGGTTTAATATGTTTGGTCGGCAATGCACCCAAGCAATGGGAGTTGCCAAAGTGCTCAATGGCTCAATCTCAAAACGTTCATTCTTCATAAGCATGACATCGTTATCTACAGGAACACAATGATAAGAAAGGAGCAAACATCAGtcaaattcaagattatataTTCAACTATCCAATGAAACAACCTGGCAGTTGATCTTCTTCGCCCTCGTTGTAGTTTTCTTCCTCCTCTCCCTCTTCTTCCATCTCATCCATATTGATCCCATCGTACAGATCCTTTTCCTTCTTCGTCATGCGTCTGTAATATCCCTGCGGGGCTATGTGAGTTCCCGCGGAGATGCGAGCAATCATTGCACGCAAGTAATGCTTCTCTTTGCCGGGAAAACAGGGATACGAGACGACATCTGCCTCCAAGTCACCAgtgaaaaactttttgatgTGACGCGAGACAATAATTTGGCGAGGCGTTACAATTGGCAATTCAATCCAATCATCATAGAGACTATTGACCACAAAGTATGAGAATCGATTGCAGCCGCGACCGATAAACTCGGGTGGAATGTCATAGAATTCGATCTCTTCCGCTAAGGGCACCGGCTCAGCTTTTGGTGTCATTTTCGCCAAATCGTCAGGATCAATATTCTCCCAACCATAGATTCCTGGAGTTAGCTCGGGTCCAATATGCGCTGGCTTGGGTTTATACTCTTGATTCTTCCGCATCTTAAACGGTAGCTGCTTTTCGCGCATCTCATCCTCCATCATATTTAAACGTGATAACATTTCGTCACGTGTCAGCGAAGCTTCGACGATGTAATAGGAACTCTTCAAACCATAAATACAACCCCAGAAGCGACATTGCATTATCGATGGATGAGTTTGCAAACGATTAATGGAACTTGCCAATTGAAAAATATCATTCTTGCTAATGATGAAGCCGGCTTGATTCCAATAGAATTGCAATTGCTCAACACGCTCATTGAATGTAACAAACATGCGAAGAGAATCATATGACTGCTTCTTCCCCAAGATCCTCATCAGCCCCAAAATCATGTTCTAGAGAATCATCAAGATCTATTTGCAGCTCTGtatctaatttatataaactatTACTATtcataaatgatttaaatttctataaaaaaagaacctaaaaaaacgaaataagtTTTgtgtgaaaaataataaaagctaGATTCTGAACAACTTAAGGAAATTATATTGCAATAGGATTGTAAAGAAGATAGATACAGaaaaaattgatattaattCTCTTAAAATGGATTACGATATCGGACATTCGAGACCAGTTTATTAAAGTTTTGAAACTGTTGTCAACTTACTTTTATAGCACCCTTTGGCACGCGACTATCAGAGTCCAGAGCACGCATCGATATTGTGGTCGATGAGGATGATGTCGACGATGTTATGATATCGGAGCATGGTGGCGATATCTGCACCTCTGATTCTGGCTTCCCTGGAGTCTTCTTTgccttctttttatttgtggtCTGCGGACGATCCGATTGAGTTGATGACGTTGAGTCAAGTGAAAAATGGCGACACGATTGATTATCACTATCCATTATAAGGATAAATGatttacttgtttatttactaAGTATTATGTattctcaaaaaaaatatatatgtaactaCTCAAAACGCCTTGTGATTGATAGAAAATACTAAGCTTCTAATCTACTGTAAATCCACTCTAAAATAATTGCGaccacataaaataaataaatgtgcgaAATGAGGcccaaaataatattgagaaatatttaatattaaaatacttaacaaTACTtccaaaaatgtgcaaatactaccagaattgaaattggaataaTATTTGACGTTATGACATCACACTTTTAATAGCCCGATTGCATGCAGCAACCAATTACTATGTTAGCTtaagtatataattatttaaagatgGACGATTCGTCAAACAAAAAGTTGTGGCAAATTCATTGATTTTTCCAAAAAATCCACAACCAAGTTATTAGAAcgcaaaattatgaaaacaaataaaataatttattttttcaaatataatttctttaaaaaa
This is a stretch of genomic DNA from Drosophila albomicans strain 15112-1751.03 chromosome 3, ASM965048v2, whole genome shotgun sequence. It encodes these proteins:
- the LOC117566711 gene encoding radial spoke head protein 6 homolog A; the protein is MDSDNQSCRHFSLDSTSSTQSDRPQTTNKKKAKKTPGKPESEVQISPPCSDIITSSTSSSSTTISMRALDSDSRVPKGAIKNMILGLMRILGKKQSYDSLRMFVTFNERVEQLQFYWNQAGFIISKNDIFQLASSINRLQTHPSIMQCRFWGCIYGLKSSYYIVEASLTRDEMLSRLNMMEDEMREKQLPFKMRKNQEYKPKPAHIGPELTPGIYGWENIDPDDLAKMTPKAEPVPLAEEIEFYDIPPEFIGRGCNRFSYFVVNSLYDDWIELPIVTPRQIIVSRHIKKFFTGDLEADVVSYPCFPGKEKHYLRAMIARISAGTHIAPQGYYRRMTKKEKDLYDGINMDEMEEEGEEEENYNEGEEDQLPDNDVMLMKNERFEIEPLSTLATPIAWVHCRPNILNQGRIVWFDEEKASKERERQLTLYLKMRLMEEMEEEAEEEEAEAEEEGDEEEMLTGFIHAEIGPDILSSCGNDMNTECPSPWLVRFTSKYTNLKERLLIIQSNLWPGAFTFLFENTCESIYLGWGHKFCRRNIPFNHLPKVQEEFPHGSEDFIESTDPSVEEELAYNEWLLNKQKRPTELGEDGNEYDMEEDDDQYGDDDD
- the LOC117567471 gene encoding ejaculatory bulb-specific protein 3, whose product is MCLIKRTNQRDILVLLFCLILLIFNMSKVDADEKNINKLLNNQAVVSRQIMCILEKSPCDQLGRQLKAALPEVITRKCRNCSPQQAQSAQKLTAFLQARYPDVWAMLLRKYSTA